One Delphinus delphis chromosome 16, mDelDel1.2, whole genome shotgun sequence genomic window carries:
- the FXYD4 gene encoding FXYD domain-containing ion transport regulator 4 — protein sequence MEAVVRGLLLLLAGLPVLEANDLVDKGSPFYYDWEGLQLGGVICAALLCIAGILFALSGKCKCKQDHKHSSLPEKAVPLITPGSASTC from the exons ATGGAGGCAGTGGTCCGGGGCCTTCTCCTCCTGCTGGCAG GCCTGCCCGTCCTGGAAGCCAATGACCTGGTTG ATAAAGGCAGTCCCTTCTACTATG ACTGGGAAGGCCTGCAGCTGGGCGGGGTGATCTGTGCGGCGCTCCTGTGCATCGCTGGAATCTTGTTCGCCCTGA GTGGCAAATGCAAATGCAAGCAAGATCATAAGCACAG CTCCTTACCCGAGAAAGCTGTTCCACTCATCACTCCAG GCTCTGCCAGTACCTGCTGA